The Azospirillum baldaniorum genome segment GCGACCTCATCAAGATCACCATCGGCGGCACGCTGATCTGCGCCGAGGGCATGGAGGTTCCGGGCTACGACGAGGCGCCGGTCGCCGCCCACATGAAGGGCCAGGAGATCGACGTGCACATCGACTTGGGCATCGGCACCGGCAAATCCCGCGTCTGGACCTGCGATCTGACCCACGGCTACATCGACATCAACGGCTCCTACCGCAGCTGAGACCGGACTTGGTGTCATGACCGGCGCGCCCCTGCCCGACCGCCTCGACACGGCGCGGCTGACGCTCCGCCCCTTCCGCATGGAGGATGTGGAGCGTTTCGTTCCGCTGATCGGGGAGTGGGAGGTGGCGCAGTGGCTCGCCCGCGTGCCCCACCCTTACGGCCTGGAGGACGGGCGCGCCTGGGTCGCCCTGGCCGCCCGCAACCGGGCGGAGCGCGCGTCGCTCGACCTGCTGGCGGTCCGTAGGGACGATAATCAGCCAGTCGGCGGCATCGGGGTGATCCTGGCGGACGGCGAGGTCGGCTATTGGCTGGGCCGGCCACACCAGGGCATCGGCTATGCCTCCGAGATGCTGCGGGCCGTCATCCCAGCCGCCTTCGCACTGGGCCTGCCCCGCCTGTGGGCGCGGACCGCGCCGGACAACCACCGCTCCCGCCGCGTGCTGGAGGCGGTCGGCTTCACGCCGCTCGACGCCGCCGACCAATATGAACTGACCGCCGGACGCTGGCGGTTCCTTACCCAGGAGACCGCGTGATGCCGGCCTGCTTCGATCCCTCCTCCACCCCGGCTCCCGGTTCCCTGCCGACCCTGCTTGTCGTCGCGGTCGCCCTGGTGGACGCCGACGGCCGCGTCCTGCTGGCCCAGCGCCCGCCCGGCAAGTCGCTGGCCGGGCTGTGGGAATTTCCGGGCGGCAAGGTGGACGCGGGTGAGACCCCGGAAGCCGCGCTGGTCCGCGAGTTGAAGGAAGAGCTGGGCATCGACACGGCGGCGAGTTGCCTCGCTCCCTTCACCTTCGCCTCGCACACCTACGAAAAGTTCCACCTGCTGATGCCGCTGTTCGTCTGCCGCGTCTGGGAGGGTGACGTGATGGCGCGCGAGGGGCAAAAGCTCGCCTGGGTCTACCCGAACCGCATGGGCGACTACCCCATGCCCCCTGCCGACGTGCCGCTGGTGGCGATGCTGCGCGATCTGTTGTAGCCGCTTGGGGATTTGCAACGCGGGGGAATTGCGCTACCTTGTCGGGAGTGGCCGGCAGGTGCTGTGAACACCCACCGGCACGCTCCTAGTGCTTAGCCAACGGTGATGCGGATTTCGATCCGCCATCGCCGCCACTGGAGCACCAGGAAAAAGGGCATTTTCGGCATGCCTCTTTCTCCTTTCGAAACGGCGGGTGGCCAATTCCACCCGCCGTTTTCACCTTACACACGATCGGATGCATTCGCGCCACAGTTTTCCCGCATCGCGCGATGCGCCACCCTTGTCCCCACACCTCTTCCGGATTGCGACTTCACGAATCGGGTGATCTGTGCCACATCATAGCCGTCGCGTTCGGGATCGCATCCCGACCACCAGATTCTGACCCGAACACCAGATTCTAAATCGTCCAGAGACGGACCCGCATCTGAACCGCATCGGCGTGGACTCGCTCTTCAATCTCAAGGCCCCTCCGGCGGAGCCGGCCCAGGACCCTGACGGCAACCCCGCCCTGGAGGTGCTGGCGTCGGTCTTCGGCTATTCCGCCTTCCGCGGGCAGCAGGCCGACATCATCGCCCACGTCATCCGTGGCGGCGACGCGCTCGTCCTCATGCCCACGGGCGGCGGCAAGTCGCTGTGCTACCAGGTGCCGGCGCTGGTGCGCGACGGCGT includes the following:
- a CDS encoding (deoxy)nucleoside triphosphate pyrophosphohydrolase: MPACFDPSSTPAPGSLPTLLVVAVALVDADGRVLLAQRPPGKSLAGLWEFPGGKVDAGETPEAALVRELKEELGIDTAASCLAPFTFASHTYEKFHLLMPLFVCRVWEGDVMAREGQKLAWVYPNRMGDYPMPPADVPLVAMLRDLL
- a CDS encoding GNAT family N-acetyltransferase, with the translated sequence MTGAPLPDRLDTARLTLRPFRMEDVERFVPLIGEWEVAQWLARVPHPYGLEDGRAWVALAARNRAERASLDLLAVRRDDNQPVGGIGVILADGEVGYWLGRPHQGIGYASEMLRAVIPAAFALGLPRLWARTAPDNHRSRRVLEAVGFTPLDAADQYELTAGRWRFLTQETA